Proteins encoded together in one Mercenaria mercenaria strain notata chromosome 18, MADL_Memer_1, whole genome shotgun sequence window:
- the LOC128550657 gene encoding chitin synthase chs-2-like isoform X3, translating into MEVAQLVPTPDRLRKIYDGLLHDKLPDTNLSPPTVKRMIPLPVISVDETDPILKERYRDSMAMEEGVTNPAFDTLDRLQVNGNTWSETSSDNNKDDAINSRKRSSYDITDSLPRLPRKQDRGDRSNVPSDSDKTATLKSWDVFRVVNRSKQRGVDDEYYNVCLKAIKVVVSIFLTLSILVFTMLSKSTLFLITSNVYSNVTLECEFISETGVTSCRRVPADRVKTDAFHPSPSVQARWLWALFLVVCSPHLFTFGKCFWRICFKKTRNPTPRVMLLVLAIETLHTAGMSMFAFYVLPSMDPLRGLVLTFGVGVIPALLKMFDTQREEGRKFYVVAADILALVVQISILILWPIKNLIDHSNTDLTWTIPASLLLISVGWWENYINRFTKMGKLGIRLKEFKHNVRRMRTKIYIFASMWKIILTLGLMTVMMTAGNKSCLSVLYFDIDFAQDCPHLVNPSGNNIDSDSFHTDPYWIALIQILSCLMCYQFSKIACKVMLQVVSFSLPLMIAAPIIAGLFIANCEAWNVDKITNPLLPQYLYWTCDINGISRGFLETLYSDYLLPVSLLWWLSFMWVTFHIWMPRVERLVQTERLFVQPLYCGVMLEQSMMLNRRRDDHDRGGRLSLDKKRKAAEFAKLNGPYPSQLPMTPRDPERREPAPMIYVCATMWHETEKEMLQMLTSIFRMDDDQCARKNAQRFFDVVDPDFYEFEAHVFFDDAYDPHDDETYEYYVNSFVRQLVRTIDKAASKVHRVPMRIAPPTRYPTPYGGRLEWTLLGGNKLVAHLKDKTKIRIKKRWSQVMYMYYLLGHRLVGQNLDARRKQALADNTFILTLDGDVDFKPSAVQILVDRMKRNDKVGAACGRIHPIGMGPMIWYQKFEYAISHWLQKATEHMIGCVLCSPGCFSLFRGSSLMDDNVMGKYASMSSQAKHYVQYDQGEDRWLCTLLLQQGYRVEYCAAADALTYAPEGFKEFYNQRRRWSPSTMANIMDLLGDWRNVVKLNENISLLYISYQLLLFCSSLLTPATVFLLVTGALNTAFPALDLMKSLLINAIPIALFLLACFFCDSKWQLRLAEILSAAYALCMMIVVVGLGLNMILEGMCSPTAIFLFFLLGVFIVSAILHPQEFYCLLHGALYFLAVPSMSMLLMIYSICNMHVVSWGTRESATAVNPNEKPAKKPDSKLQSLLQKFSRDEELDSDYGFSFGNLFRCLCCPKPKQDSSEKKFEMVLEKLETIERAVTGQQDNLEVNTGSERDVSADEGVSVTFETVKEDNKDGLRRRKESSKSDSETVVVQNEYEVTNPLYKPTLVSHEDENTPKWLDDEDLGKGRTRYIGNDEKAFWKDLIKKYLLPLEKNEAQQKKVQQDLIELRNKMSLMFFMLNGLFIVIIFTLQYTNAVKEGHGLSIPLPCYSTNGRRLTLEPISLLFMFVYGIALVIQFVSMFFHRLGTALHIISSTEINCMKPNTSEINSMDIASKIALVKEMQQMDDEDDKMSVTTTASSDIDEDSSITQDDSPKIKRRKTVIRITKRKRQQQQQGEVTTGGNLGSKFMKNFMDLANDLRKERVSESSSHSQGRLGRRHGSSGNKRKSKRAMRAMNSIQHDKDRVLKKAEAIETKWQKISRNNRNSGDNSMNKVDSWLHLVRDVLTQSRTSLNTIGEEEKRSSLPWRNRLSRASSLETISQDEAKIRSLPKRASFAGASQLNIIADNEEEDEIAINPKKKNNHHRNVHVDVYDNTVERRPKTDMSKNNLSRRSEPLLKIPKAQDNTRPHSSVTPRISEEDARANSIESESDISDQSETGSTSRTASVTFSNNHEYISSNYREAGSKSVSAPDDVFEESESS; encoded by the exons ATGGAGGTAGCACAGTTGGTTCCAACGCCTGATCGCCTTAGGAAAATATACGACGGACTACTTCAC GACAAACTACCGGATACGAACCTTTCGCCACCTACAGTAAAACGTATGATACCACTTCCGGTTATTAGTGTAGACGAGACGGACCCTATATTGAAAGAGAGATACAGAGACAGTATGGCC ATGGAAGAAGGTGTAACTAATCCGGCCTTTGACACACTAGACAGACTGCAAGTGAACGGAAACACGTGGAGTGAAACTAGCAGTGATAATAACAAAGATGACGCAATCAATTCCAGGAAAAGGAGTAGTTATGACATCACCGATAGCTTACCAAGATTGCCAAGAAAGCAGGATCGTGGCGACAGAAG CAATGTTCCATCAGACTCGGACAAGACAGCCACCCTGAAGTCCTGGGATGTATTCAGAGTTGTTAATAGAAGCAAGCAACGAGGAGTTGATGACGAATACTACAATGTCTGCTTGAAAGCAATTAAAGTGGTAGTGAGCATATTTCTGACTCTCTCAATCCTTGTGTTCACAATGCTCAGCAAAAGTACACTTTTCCTTATCACATCAAATGTGTATTCAAATGTGACTTTAGAGTGCGAGTTTATATCTGAAACGGGTGTGACGTCATGCAGGCGGGTACCTGCTGATCGTGTAAAGACAGACGCTTTCCACCCCTCGCCGAGCGTTCAGGCGAGATGGCTGTGGGCATTATTTTTAGTGGTATGTTCTCCACATCTTTTCACGTTTGGGAAATGCTTCTGGAGGATATGTTTCAAGAAAACTCGCAATCCTACGCCACGAGTCATGCTTCTG GTTCTTGCCATAGAAACACTGCACACGGCTGGAATGAGCATGTTTGCTTTCTATGTTCTGCCTTCAATGGACCCGTTACGTGGACTGGTTCTTACATTTGGCGTTGGCGTGATACCCGCATTGCTTAAAATGTTTGACACACAGAGGGAAGAAGGCCGCAAATTCTACGTTGTCGCCGCCGACATACTTGCGCTCGTAGTTCAGATTTCAATCCTTATACTTTGGCCTATAAAAAACTTAATCGATCATTCAAACACAGATCTTACTTGGACGATACCCGCCTCCCTGCTGCTGATATCGGTCGGATGGTGGGAAAATTATATTAACCgttttacaaaaatgggaaaaCTAGGAATTCGTTTGAAAGAATTCAAACACAATGTTCGACGCATGCGAACAAAGATTTACATCTTCGCTAGTATGTGGAAGATCATATTGACGCTCGGATTGATGACGGTGATGATGACGGCTGGAAATAAATCGTGTTTGAGTGTGCTGTACTTTGATATCGATTTTGCTCAAGATTGTCCACATCTTGTGAATCCCTCTGGGAATAACATTGACTCTGATTCATTCCACACAGACCCGTATTGGATCGCATTGATTCAAATTTTGTCGTGCCTAATGTGctaccaattttcaaaaatagcttgCAAAGTGATGCTTCAAGTTGTTAGTTTTTCGCTTCCGCTGATGATTGCTGCTCCAATAATAGCTGGTCTATTTATAGCCAATTGCGAAGCTTGGAATGTTGATAAAATAACGAATCCTCTTTTGCCGCAATATTTGTATTGGACATGTGACATTAACGGGATCTCGCGAGGTTTCCTGGAGACGCTTTATTCGGATTACCTTCTTCCGGTTTCGCTATTATGGTGGCTTTCGTTTATGTGGGTAACATTCCACATATGGATGCCTCGTGTAGAAAGGCTTGTTCAGACTGAGAGGTTATTCGTTCAGCCTTTATACTGTGGAGTTATGCTGGAACAGTCCATGATGTTGAATAGGCGACGAGACGATCACGACAGGGGCGGAAGGCTTAGTTTAGATAAA aaACGTAAAGCGGCTGAATTTGCAAAACTAAATGGCCCGTATCCCTCCCAGCTACCGATGACTCCACGTGACCCGGAGAGGCGGGAACCTGCTCCAATGATATATGTGTGCGCAACTATGTGGCACGAGACGGAAAAGGAAATGTTGCAGATGCTTACTTCTATTTTTAG AATGGATGACGATCAGTGTGCAAGAAAGAATGCTCAAAGATTTTTCGACGTTGTGGACCCAGACTTCTACGAATTTGAGG cgCACGTGTTTTTCGACGACGCCTATGACCCTCACGACGATGAGACGTACGAGTATTATGTGAATAGTTTCGTCAGACAACTAGTGAGGACAATTGACAAAGCGGCAag CAAGGTACATCGTGTCCCAATGCGGATTGCTCCACCAACACGGTACCCTACACCGTACGGAGGCCGGCTCGAATGGACCTTGCTTGGTGGTAATAAGCTAGTCGCCCATCTTAAGGACAAAACCAAGATTAGAATAAAGAAGCGATGGAGCCAG gttatgtacatgtactatctCCTCGGGCATAGGCTTGTGGGTCAGAATCTTGACGCCCGACGTAAGCAGGCACTGGCTGATAATACTTTTATCCTCACACTTGACGGTGACGTTGACTTTAAACCGTCGGCGGTGCAAATTCTTGTAGACAGAATGAAGAGAAATGACAAAGTGGGTGCAGCTTGCGGACGTATACATCCTATTGGAATGG GACCTATGATCTGGTACCAGAAATTTGAATACGCTATCAGCCATTGGTTACAAAAAGCAACGGAGCACATGATTGGCTGCGTACTCTGCAGTCCCGGATGTTTCAGTTTATTTCGAGGCTCGTCCCTCATGGACGACAATGTGATGGGAAAGTACGCGTCAATGTCCTCACAGGCAAAACATTACGTGCAGTATGATCAAG gTGAAGATAGATGGCTGTGTACTCTGCTCTTGCAACAGGGGTACCGTGTTGAATATTGTGCGGCCGCCGATGCGTTGACCTACGCCCCTGAAGGCTTCAAGGAGTTCTATAATCAAAGACGTCGTTGGTCACCGTCAACAATGGCCAACATAATGGACCTACTTG GGGACTGGAGGAACGTTGTGaaactgaatgaaaatatttctttattgtaCATCTCCTACCAGTTGTTGCTTTTCTGCTCTTCCTTACTGACGCCTGCCACCGTCTTTCTCCTTGTCACCGGGGCGCTTAACACAGCGTTCCCTGCTCTCGATCTGATGAAGTCTTTGTTGATAAACGCTATACCGATTGCTCTGTTTCTACTGGCCTGCTTCTTCTGCGATTCAAAATGGCAG TTGCGATTGGCAGAGATACTGTCCGCCGCCTACGCTCTCTGCATGATGATAGTCGTGGTTGGGCTTGGGCTCAACATGATCTTAGAGGGGATGTGCTCCCCCACTGCAATCTTCCTGTTTTTCTTATTGGGCGTATTCATTGTCTCCGCTATACTCCATCCGCAG GAGTTTTACTGCCTCCTGCACGGCGCCCTCTACTTCCTGGCTGTTCCAAGCATGTCAATGTTGCTGATGATATATTCAATTTGCAATATGCACGTGGTATCCTGGGGAACCAGAGAATCTGCGACAGCCGTCAACCCTAACGAGAAACCAGCGAAGAAACCTGATAGCAAGCTTCAG TCCCTGCTTCAAAAGTTCTCCAGAGATGAGGAGTTGGATAGCGACTATGGATTTTCTTTTGGAAATCTGTTTCGATGTTTATGCTGTCCCAAACCTAAACAAGACAGTAGTGAGAAGAAATTTGAGATGGTTCTGGAAAAACTTGAAACGATCGAGCGGGCAGTCACAG GACAACAAGATAATTTAGAAGTTAACACTGGAAGTGAAAGAGATGTGTCTGCGGACGAAGGAGTTAGTGTGACATTCGAGACAGTTAAGGAGGATAACAAAGATGGTCTGAGGAGAAGAAAAGAGAGCTCGAAGAGTGACAGTGAGACTGTGGTGGTGCAGAATGAGTATGAAG TCACAAATCCTTTGTACAAACCAACTTTGGTATCACATGAAGATGAAAACACACCCAAGTGGCTTGACGACGAAGACCTCGGGAAAGGTCGCACACGTTACATTGGGAATGACGAGAAAGCCTTCTGGAAGGACCTAATAAAGAAATACCTACTACCGCTAGAGAAGAACGAAGCGCAACAAAAGAAAGTACAACAAGATCTGATAGAACTAAGAAACAAAATGAGTCTGATGTTTTTCATGCTGAATGGATTGTTTATTGTGATAATTTTCACACTTCAG TATACAAATGCTGTTAAAGAAGGACATGGTCTAAGCATACCGCTACCGTGCTATTCAACAAATGGTCGGCGACTTACTTTGGAACCGATTTCTCTGCTCTTCATGTTTGTCTATGGAATTGCCCTGGTCATTCAGTTTGTATCCATGTTCTTCCATCGACTAGGAACGGCACTACATATCATAAGCTCAACAGAAATCAACTGTATGAAGCCAAACACTAGTGAAATAAATTCGATGGATATCGCAA GTAAGATAGCACTGGTGAAAGAAATGCAGCAGATGGATGACGAGGATGACAAGATGTCAGTGACAACTACAGCTAGTAGTGATATAGATGAAGACAGCAGTATTACACAG GATGACTCACCGAAAATCAAACGACGTAAGACGGTGATTAGAATAACAAAGCGGAAGCGtcagcagcagcaacaagggGAGGTAACAACTGGTGGTAACCTTggaagcaaatttatgaagaacTTTATGGATCTAGCAAATGACCTAAGAAAGGAGAGAGTCAGCGAAAGCAGTAGTCATTCTCAGG GGAGGCTAGGCAGACGACACGGAAGTAGCGGAAACAAACGAAAGAGCAAACGAGCTATGAGAGCAATGAATTCAATACAACATGATAAAGACCGAGTACTGAAGAAGGCCGAAGCCatagaaacaaaatggcagaaaatTTCCCGTAATAATCGAAACAGTGGAGACAACTCTATGAATAAAGTTGACTCCTGGCTCCATCTGGTGAGGGATGTATTGACGCAGTCAAGGACCAGTCTAAATACTATTGGTGAGGAAGAAAAACGCAGTTCCCTACCTTGGAGGAATAGACTGAGCAGAGCCAGTTCATTGGAGACAATCAGCCAAGATGAAGCAAAAATTCGCAGTCTACCGAAAAGAGCTAGCTTTGCAGGAGCATCGCAACTAAATATAATAGCTGATAACGAAGAAGAAGATGAAATTGCTATTAACCCAAAGAAAAAGAATAATCATCACAGAAATGTTCATGTAGATGTTTATGATAATACAGTAGAGAGGCGTCCAAAAACAGACATGAGTAAAAATAATCTGTCACGCAGATCAGAACCTTTGTTGAAAATTCCAAAGGCCCAGGACAATACAAGACCTCATTCGTCTGTGACTCCTAGAATAAGCGAGGAGGACGCAAGAGCGAACTCAATAGAGTCCGAGTCTGATATTTCTGACCAATCAGAGACCGGGTCAACGTCTCGGACAGCTTCGGTTACCTTCAGTAACAATCATGAATACATTAGTTCAAATTATAGGGAAGCTGGGAGCAAAAGTGTGTCAGCACCGGATGATGTGTTTGAAGAAAGCGAGAGCAGTTGA
- the LOC128550657 gene encoding chitin synthase chs-2-like isoform X4 — MAFEMEMEDFYYNDKLPDTNLSPPTVKRMIPLPVISVDETDPILKERYRDSMAMEEGVTNPAFDTLDRLQVNGNTWSETSSDNNKDDAINSRKRSSYDITDSLPRLPRKQDRGDRSNVPSDSDKTATLKSWDVFRVVNRSKQRGVDDEYYNVCLKAIKVVVSIFLTLSILVFTMLSKSTLFLITSNVYSNVTLECEFISETGVTSCRRVPADRVKTDAFHPSPSVQARWLWALFLVVCSPHLFTFGKCFWRICFKKTRNPTPRVMLLVLAIETLHTAGMSMFAFYVLPSMDPLRGLVLTFGVGVIPALLKMFDTQREEGRKFYVVAADILALVVQISILILWPIKNLIDHSNTDLTWTIPASLLLISVGWWENYINRFTKMGKLGIRLKEFKHNVRRMRTKIYIFASMWKIILTLGLMTVMMTAGNKSCLSVLYFDIDFAQDCPHLVNPSGNNIDSDSFHTDPYWIALIQILSCLMCYQFSKIACKVMLQVVSFSLPLMIAAPIIAGLFIANCEAWNVDKITNPLLPQYLYWTCDINGISRGFLETLYSDYLLPVSLLWWLSFMWVTFHIWMPRVERLVQTERLFVQPLYCGVMLEQSMMLNRRRDDHDRGGRLSLDKKRKAAEFAKLNGPYPSQLPMTPRDPERREPAPMIYVCATMWHETEKEMLQMLTSIFRMDDDQCARKNAQRFFDVVDPDFYEFEAHVFFDDAYDPHDDETYEYYVNSFVRQLVRTIDKAASKVHRVPMRIAPPTRYPTPYGGRLEWTLLGGNKLVAHLKDKTKIRIKKRWSQVMYMYYLLGHRLVGQNLDARRKQALADNTFILTLDGDVDFKPSAVQILVDRMKRNDKVGAACGRIHPIGMGPMIWYQKFEYAISHWLQKATEHMIGCVLCSPGCFSLFRGSSLMDDNVMGKYASMSSQAKHYVQYDQGEDRWLCTLLLQQGYRVEYCAAADALTYAPEGFKEFYNQRRRWSPSTMANIMDLLGDWRNVVKLNENISLLYISYQLLLFCSSLLTPATVFLLVTGALNTAFPALDLMKSLLINAIPIALFLLACFFCDSKWQLRLAEILSAAYALCMMIVVVGLGLNMILEGMCSPTAIFLFFLLGVFIVSAILHPQEFYCLLHGALYFLAVPSMSMLLMIYSICNMHVVSWGTRESATAVNPNEKPAKKPDSKLQSLLQKFSRDEELDSDYGFSFGNLFRCLCCPKPKQDSSEKKFEMVLEKLETIERAVTGQQDNLEVNTGSERDVSADEGVSVTFETVKEDNKDGLRRRKESSKSDSETVVVQNEYEVTNPLYKPTLVSHEDENTPKWLDDEDLGKGRTRYIGNDEKAFWKDLIKKYLLPLEKNEAQQKKVQQDLIELRNKMSLMFFMLNGLFIVIIFTLQYTNAVKEGHGLSIPLPCYSTNGRRLTLEPISLLFMFVYGIALVIQFVSMFFHRLGTALHIISSTEINCMKPNTSEINSMDIASKIALVKEMQQMDDEDDKMSVTTTASSDIDEDSSITQDDSPKIKRRKTVIRITKRKRQQQQQGEVTTGGNLGSKFMKNFMDLANDLRKERVSESSSHSQGRLGRRHGSSGNKRKSKRAMRAMNSIQHDKDRVLKKAEAIETKWQKISRNNRNSGDNSMNKVDSWLHLVRDVLTQSRTSLNTIGEEEKRSSLPWRNRLSRASSLETISQDEAKIRSLPKRASFAGASQLNIIADNEEEDEIAINPKKKNNHHRNVHVDVYDNTVERRPKTDMSKNNLSRRSEPLLKIPKAQDNTRPHSSVTPRISEEDARANSIESESDISDQSETGSTSRTASVTFSNNHEYISSNYREAGSKSVSAPDDVFEESESS, encoded by the exons ATGGCGTTTGAAATGGAAATGGAAGATTTTTATTATAAT GACAAACTACCGGATACGAACCTTTCGCCACCTACAGTAAAACGTATGATACCACTTCCGGTTATTAGTGTAGACGAGACGGACCCTATATTGAAAGAGAGATACAGAGACAGTATGGCC ATGGAAGAAGGTGTAACTAATCCGGCCTTTGACACACTAGACAGACTGCAAGTGAACGGAAACACGTGGAGTGAAACTAGCAGTGATAATAACAAAGATGACGCAATCAATTCCAGGAAAAGGAGTAGTTATGACATCACCGATAGCTTACCAAGATTGCCAAGAAAGCAGGATCGTGGCGACAGAAG CAATGTTCCATCAGACTCGGACAAGACAGCCACCCTGAAGTCCTGGGATGTATTCAGAGTTGTTAATAGAAGCAAGCAACGAGGAGTTGATGACGAATACTACAATGTCTGCTTGAAAGCAATTAAAGTGGTAGTGAGCATATTTCTGACTCTCTCAATCCTTGTGTTCACAATGCTCAGCAAAAGTACACTTTTCCTTATCACATCAAATGTGTATTCAAATGTGACTTTAGAGTGCGAGTTTATATCTGAAACGGGTGTGACGTCATGCAGGCGGGTACCTGCTGATCGTGTAAAGACAGACGCTTTCCACCCCTCGCCGAGCGTTCAGGCGAGATGGCTGTGGGCATTATTTTTAGTGGTATGTTCTCCACATCTTTTCACGTTTGGGAAATGCTTCTGGAGGATATGTTTCAAGAAAACTCGCAATCCTACGCCACGAGTCATGCTTCTG GTTCTTGCCATAGAAACACTGCACACGGCTGGAATGAGCATGTTTGCTTTCTATGTTCTGCCTTCAATGGACCCGTTACGTGGACTGGTTCTTACATTTGGCGTTGGCGTGATACCCGCATTGCTTAAAATGTTTGACACACAGAGGGAAGAAGGCCGCAAATTCTACGTTGTCGCCGCCGACATACTTGCGCTCGTAGTTCAGATTTCAATCCTTATACTTTGGCCTATAAAAAACTTAATCGATCATTCAAACACAGATCTTACTTGGACGATACCCGCCTCCCTGCTGCTGATATCGGTCGGATGGTGGGAAAATTATATTAACCgttttacaaaaatgggaaaaCTAGGAATTCGTTTGAAAGAATTCAAACACAATGTTCGACGCATGCGAACAAAGATTTACATCTTCGCTAGTATGTGGAAGATCATATTGACGCTCGGATTGATGACGGTGATGATGACGGCTGGAAATAAATCGTGTTTGAGTGTGCTGTACTTTGATATCGATTTTGCTCAAGATTGTCCACATCTTGTGAATCCCTCTGGGAATAACATTGACTCTGATTCATTCCACACAGACCCGTATTGGATCGCATTGATTCAAATTTTGTCGTGCCTAATGTGctaccaattttcaaaaatagcttgCAAAGTGATGCTTCAAGTTGTTAGTTTTTCGCTTCCGCTGATGATTGCTGCTCCAATAATAGCTGGTCTATTTATAGCCAATTGCGAAGCTTGGAATGTTGATAAAATAACGAATCCTCTTTTGCCGCAATATTTGTATTGGACATGTGACATTAACGGGATCTCGCGAGGTTTCCTGGAGACGCTTTATTCGGATTACCTTCTTCCGGTTTCGCTATTATGGTGGCTTTCGTTTATGTGGGTAACATTCCACATATGGATGCCTCGTGTAGAAAGGCTTGTTCAGACTGAGAGGTTATTCGTTCAGCCTTTATACTGTGGAGTTATGCTGGAACAGTCCATGATGTTGAATAGGCGACGAGACGATCACGACAGGGGCGGAAGGCTTAGTTTAGATAAA aaACGTAAAGCGGCTGAATTTGCAAAACTAAATGGCCCGTATCCCTCCCAGCTACCGATGACTCCACGTGACCCGGAGAGGCGGGAACCTGCTCCAATGATATATGTGTGCGCAACTATGTGGCACGAGACGGAAAAGGAAATGTTGCAGATGCTTACTTCTATTTTTAG AATGGATGACGATCAGTGTGCAAGAAAGAATGCTCAAAGATTTTTCGACGTTGTGGACCCAGACTTCTACGAATTTGAGG cgCACGTGTTTTTCGACGACGCCTATGACCCTCACGACGATGAGACGTACGAGTATTATGTGAATAGTTTCGTCAGACAACTAGTGAGGACAATTGACAAAGCGGCAag CAAGGTACATCGTGTCCCAATGCGGATTGCTCCACCAACACGGTACCCTACACCGTACGGAGGCCGGCTCGAATGGACCTTGCTTGGTGGTAATAAGCTAGTCGCCCATCTTAAGGACAAAACCAAGATTAGAATAAAGAAGCGATGGAGCCAG gttatgtacatgtactatctCCTCGGGCATAGGCTTGTGGGTCAGAATCTTGACGCCCGACGTAAGCAGGCACTGGCTGATAATACTTTTATCCTCACACTTGACGGTGACGTTGACTTTAAACCGTCGGCGGTGCAAATTCTTGTAGACAGAATGAAGAGAAATGACAAAGTGGGTGCAGCTTGCGGACGTATACATCCTATTGGAATGG GACCTATGATCTGGTACCAGAAATTTGAATACGCTATCAGCCATTGGTTACAAAAAGCAACGGAGCACATGATTGGCTGCGTACTCTGCAGTCCCGGATGTTTCAGTTTATTTCGAGGCTCGTCCCTCATGGACGACAATGTGATGGGAAAGTACGCGTCAATGTCCTCACAGGCAAAACATTACGTGCAGTATGATCAAG gTGAAGATAGATGGCTGTGTACTCTGCTCTTGCAACAGGGGTACCGTGTTGAATATTGTGCGGCCGCCGATGCGTTGACCTACGCCCCTGAAGGCTTCAAGGAGTTCTATAATCAAAGACGTCGTTGGTCACCGTCAACAATGGCCAACATAATGGACCTACTTG GGGACTGGAGGAACGTTGTGaaactgaatgaaaatatttctttattgtaCATCTCCTACCAGTTGTTGCTTTTCTGCTCTTCCTTACTGACGCCTGCCACCGTCTTTCTCCTTGTCACCGGGGCGCTTAACACAGCGTTCCCTGCTCTCGATCTGATGAAGTCTTTGTTGATAAACGCTATACCGATTGCTCTGTTTCTACTGGCCTGCTTCTTCTGCGATTCAAAATGGCAG TTGCGATTGGCAGAGATACTGTCCGCCGCCTACGCTCTCTGCATGATGATAGTCGTGGTTGGGCTTGGGCTCAACATGATCTTAGAGGGGATGTGCTCCCCCACTGCAATCTTCCTGTTTTTCTTATTGGGCGTATTCATTGTCTCCGCTATACTCCATCCGCAG GAGTTTTACTGCCTCCTGCACGGCGCCCTCTACTTCCTGGCTGTTCCAAGCATGTCAATGTTGCTGATGATATATTCAATTTGCAATATGCACGTGGTATCCTGGGGAACCAGAGAATCTGCGACAGCCGTCAACCCTAACGAGAAACCAGCGAAGAAACCTGATAGCAAGCTTCAG TCCCTGCTTCAAAAGTTCTCCAGAGATGAGGAGTTGGATAGCGACTATGGATTTTCTTTTGGAAATCTGTTTCGATGTTTATGCTGTCCCAAACCTAAACAAGACAGTAGTGAGAAGAAATTTGAGATGGTTCTGGAAAAACTTGAAACGATCGAGCGGGCAGTCACAG GACAACAAGATAATTTAGAAGTTAACACTGGAAGTGAAAGAGATGTGTCTGCGGACGAAGGAGTTAGTGTGACATTCGAGACAGTTAAGGAGGATAACAAAGATGGTCTGAGGAGAAGAAAAGAGAGCTCGAAGAGTGACAGTGAGACTGTGGTGGTGCAGAATGAGTATGAAG TCACAAATCCTTTGTACAAACCAACTTTGGTATCACATGAAGATGAAAACACACCCAAGTGGCTTGACGACGAAGACCTCGGGAAAGGTCGCACACGTTACATTGGGAATGACGAGAAAGCCTTCTGGAAGGACCTAATAAAGAAATACCTACTACCGCTAGAGAAGAACGAAGCGCAACAAAAGAAAGTACAACAAGATCTGATAGAACTAAGAAACAAAATGAGTCTGATGTTTTTCATGCTGAATGGATTGTTTATTGTGATAATTTTCACACTTCAG TATACAAATGCTGTTAAAGAAGGACATGGTCTAAGCATACCGCTACCGTGCTATTCAACAAATGGTCGGCGACTTACTTTGGAACCGATTTCTCTGCTCTTCATGTTTGTCTATGGAATTGCCCTGGTCATTCAGTTTGTATCCATGTTCTTCCATCGACTAGGAACGGCACTACATATCATAAGCTCAACAGAAATCAACTGTATGAAGCCAAACACTAGTGAAATAAATTCGATGGATATCGCAA GTAAGATAGCACTGGTGAAAGAAATGCAGCAGATGGATGACGAGGATGACAAGATGTCAGTGACAACTACAGCTAGTAGTGATATAGATGAAGACAGCAGTATTACACAG GATGACTCACCGAAAATCAAACGACGTAAGACGGTGATTAGAATAACAAAGCGGAAGCGtcagcagcagcaacaagggGAGGTAACAACTGGTGGTAACCTTggaagcaaatttatgaagaacTTTATGGATCTAGCAAATGACCTAAGAAAGGAGAGAGTCAGCGAAAGCAGTAGTCATTCTCAGG GGAGGCTAGGCAGACGACACGGAAGTAGCGGAAACAAACGAAAGAGCAAACGAGCTATGAGAGCAATGAATTCAATACAACATGATAAAGACCGAGTACTGAAGAAGGCCGAAGCCatagaaacaaaatggcagaaaatTTCCCGTAATAATCGAAACAGTGGAGACAACTCTATGAATAAAGTTGACTCCTGGCTCCATCTGGTGAGGGATGTATTGACGCAGTCAAGGACCAGTCTAAATACTATTGGTGAGGAAGAAAAACGCAGTTCCCTACCTTGGAGGAATAGACTGAGCAGAGCCAGTTCATTGGAGACAATCAGCCAAGATGAAGCAAAAATTCGCAGTCTACCGAAAAGAGCTAGCTTTGCAGGAGCATCGCAACTAAATATAATAGCTGATAACGAAGAAGAAGATGAAATTGCTATTAACCCAAAGAAAAAGAATAATCATCACAGAAATGTTCATGTAGATGTTTATGATAATACAGTAGAGAGGCGTCCAAAAACAGACATGAGTAAAAATAATCTGTCACGCAGATCAGAACCTTTGTTGAAAATTCCAAAGGCCCAGGACAATACAAGACCTCATTCGTCTGTGACTCCTAGAATAAGCGAGGAGGACGCAAGAGCGAACTCAATAGAGTCCGAGTCTGATATTTCTGACCAATCAGAGACCGGGTCAACGTCTCGGACAGCTTCGGTTACCTTCAGTAACAATCATGAATACATTAGTTCAAATTATAGGGAAGCTGGGAGCAAAAGTGTGTCAGCACCGGATGATGTGTTTGAAGAAAGCGAGAGCAGTTGA